A window of Syntrophobacterales bacterium genomic DNA:
GTGAAGGTCCCCTTTACGGACATGGTCATATGGGATATTGGTAAACCTAAGAGGGGAGAAGTAGTGGTCTTCCGTTATCCGGTGGATACAGGCAAGGACTTCATTAAAAGGGTTATTGCCACCGAAGGCGAAAGAGTGGAGATAAGAGACAAGACAATCTATGTGAACGGAAAGAAGATTGAAGATCCATGGGCTTGCTTCAGCGAAAAGACGATCATCCCCGGATTTCTGTCGTCGAAGGATAACATACCGCCGGTAGTAGTGCCTAAGAACTCATATTTCGTAATGGGCGACAATCGGGATAAGAGCCTTGACAGCAGATTCTGGGGTTTTGTAAAAAAGGACCTATTTGTCGGTAAGGCGCTCATTCTTTATTTCTCTTGGGACAGCGATTCGCCGGACTGGTCCCATCGCGTAAGATGGGATAGGATCGGTAAACTCATCAACTAAGTCCCTCCCGC
This region includes:
- the lepB gene encoding signal peptidase I; the encoded protein is MAKPKSKTREYIESLIIALVIAFFVRSFFIQAFKIPSSSMEPTLLIGDHLLVNRLKYVVKVPFTDMVIWDIGKPKRGEVVVFRYPVDTGKDFIKRVIATEGERVEIRDKTIYVNGKKIEDPWACFSEKTIIPGFLSSKDNIPPVVVPKNSYFVMGDNRDKSLDSRFWGFVKKDLFVGKALILYFSWDSDSPDWSHRVRWDRIGKLIN